The Lolium perenne isolate Kyuss_39 chromosome 6, Kyuss_2.0, whole genome shotgun sequence genome segment CATCATTTACACCTTCCCATGCATCCTATTCCTCATCACTACTTGAATCAGAGTCTGCATTGTCCTTCATGAAGTGCGCCGGCAAGTTTGGGAATCTTGGCAtgaccctcttccttttgctatCTGCCTCCTCCGGTGGTTTCTGCGATGGTGCTGCAGCACCATCAGCTGCCCCCTTAGCAACGTCAGCTGGCCCCTTAGCGGCAGGAGCCGCAGCCGCTGCCGTTGCTGCCTGCGATGGTGGCTGTGATGATGAGACTGGTGGTTTCTTCTGCTGTTGTAGCCTTCTCTTGATGTCTACACATGCCTGGTCCACCATCCCCAGGAAGTCCCTCACTATGACGAACAACTGGAGCGGGTGCGCGTTCCTGTCCTTGGTAGCGCCTGTATGGTAGTACTCCGTTGTCTTCTGAACCAGATCAAGCACTTTCTCCTGCTCTCCAGTTAGCGCCTTCAACTCTTCTTCTGCAGCCTTGACAAACCCTCTCAGCCCTCTTGAGAATCCATCGTCCCCACAGGTCTCCAGGAGCCTCTTGATATTTGTTAGTCGGCTGCCTAAGACTGAGCACTCGTTGACAACCGAATCGTAGTCCACAGTCGCAGCCTTCTTCACGTTGGTGAACTCGCTGCTGAGGCCTCCAACAACCGGCAATCCTAGGTTCAGGTATTCATTCTGCCTGTCCTCGCGCGACGGCCCCTGGACCGTGGAGCCTGACGCTGAAATGCCACCGTCGGTGCTTGACTTCGCGAGGCTGCCAGAGCGGCGGATAGTGTAGTTGCGGTTGACGGCGAGGCGTTTCCCCTCCGCACGCACAACCTCCTCGATGACGAAGTGGAGCAGCGTGGTGGCTCCGTCAGTGCTCTTCACGTCATTGAGCTTGCGCAGCGCCGCGAGGTTGAATGCCTGCGCATTCCCCCGTGCCGTGCCGGCGTTCATCCGGTTCCCTGCCTTGAGCACCGCCTCGAGCAGCTTAAGGAAGAGCCCCTTCGTCCTCAGTTCCTGGCTCGCCATCTCCAACGTCTGGAGCGATCGCTTGAGCTGCGCGACCTCAGAACTGTAGTTTATCTTGAACAGCAGCGCGTCGACACGGGCAAACGGGCTGGGCACGTCGAGGAGGAGCCGGAGAAGGAAGGCTTCCGCGGGTGCAAGCCTGTCGGCGTTCCCGGAGAACTTCAGGATGGTGGCCTCCTCCTCCTTGGTGATGCTGATGCGGGACAGCTTCTCGAGGACGTCCGTGGTGAGCTCGGTGTGGCCGTCGCGGAGGGCGTCGATGATCTCGTCCCGCCCCACGGTGAGGGACTTGAGGATGATGGAGATGTTGTGCGACTTGCGCGCGTCGATCAGGAATATCTTCTCCTCCGAGTTGGCGCGCCCCAGGCTGCTTGAGGCGTCCTTGGAGTCCGCGGATTTCGTCTTGCGGTTGTTGGCCGCCCCGGCGCCGAA includes the following:
- the LOC127306180 gene encoding formin-like protein 16, producing MAPSPLLLLLLFAAAAVLLCPLAAAQSPRNVQTRFPSTRTPAIDLPPIASPSPSPTGPTPTPTQPAASSSSSSSTKRSDIAVAVVSTALSSFALCGLAFFIFLRRGKKKDLTNPAAARYHDGAFPGKLPERAPKQPPRGGMVDENGLDAIYWREYEKENTGGGGGGRGRRPAGSSSGRPPQPPSSSSRQQQNRAERRSDGAASQGSHSPAPSPPRPLRKGRVDHEPLIPRGSLDSASELYNDAPGASASSSSSTFSVEYYARKPPPAPMAMAAVPRPSPPPPAPPAPPTASASLAAPPGRASPPPPPPPPIPSTSPPPPPKGPPPPPAPRGPPPPPPPGGKKGGPPPPGPPPPPGGKKGGPPPPPAWASSRPPASPGGSSAQEDQFAKLKPLHWDKVNVAATDHSMVWDKLTAGSFNLDEGTIEALFGAGAANNRKTKSADSKDASSSLGRANSEEKIFLIDARKSHNISIILKSLTVGRDEIIDALRDGHTELTTDVLEKLSRISITKEEEATILKFSGNADRLAPAEAFLLRLLLDVPSPFARVDALLFKINYSSEVAQLKRSLQTLEMASQELRTKGLFLKLLEAVLKAGNRMNAGTARGNAQAFNLAALRKLNDVKSTDGATTLLHFVIEEVVRAEGKRLAVNRNYTIRRSGSLAKSSTDGGISASGSTVQGPSREDRQNEYLNLGLPVVGGLSSEFTNVKKAATVDYDSVVNECSVLGSRLTNIKRLLETCGDDGFSRGLRGFVKAAEEELKALTGEQEKVLDLVQKTTEYYHTGATKDRNAHPLQLFVIVRDFLGMVDQACVDIKRRLQQQKKPPVSSSQPPSQAATAAAAAPAAKGPADVAKGAADGAAAPSQKPPEEADSKRKRVMPRFPNLPAHFMKDNADSDSSSDEE